One Ananas comosus cultivar F153 linkage group 1, ASM154086v1, whole genome shotgun sequence DNA window includes the following coding sequences:
- the LOC109714103 gene encoding polygalacturonase-like has translation MANFVYCCFSLLLLLLIHHCFPSAEAAAVYNITDFGAKPDGQTDSTKALLDAWAAACGSAEPASTVYVPDGFFTVGQAVFTGPCNTNGVTIECDGTLVAPSDYLVLASAGQWLKFERVEGLSIFGGTIDGHGSSFWANKASDSGCPNGAPSLYVANSNDVLISGLRSVDSQLYHIVIDGCDRVRVQGVMITAPGNSPNTDGIHVEDSTNVTVAEALIQTGDDCISVGPGTSNLWIENVVCGPGHGISIGSLGKGYEERGVENVTVRSTVFTGSMNGLRIKTWGRPSDGFVRGVAFEHALMQNVRNPIIIDQNYCPSNINCPDQNSGVSISQVQYTDIQGSSASQVAVNFNCSASNPCSGIELRDIKLDYDGKPAESSCMHANGTASGTVVPPSCFL, from the exons ATGGCCAACTTTGTGTACTGCTGCTTCTCACTTCTCCTGCTGCTGTTGATTCACCACTGCTTCCCCTCAGCAGAAGCTGCAGCAGTCTACAACATCACGGATTTCGGCGCGAAGCCCGACGGCCAGACTGACTCGACGAAAGCGTTGCTCGACGCCTGGGCGGCAGCCTGCGGCTCTGCCGAGCCCGCGTCGACCGTCTATGTGCCCGACGGGTTCTTCACCGTCGGACAGGCCGTTTTTACCGGGCCCTGTAACACAAATGGAGTGACTATCGAATGCGACGGAACGCTCGTGGCGCCGTCCGATTACTTGGTTCTTGCGTCCGCGGGCCAGTGGCTGAAGTTCGAAAGGGTCGAAGGTTTGTCGATCTTCGGCGGGACCATTGACGGCCACGGCTCGTCCTTTTGGGCCAATAAGGCCTCCGATAGCGGTTGCCCTAATGGGGCTCCG TCCTTGTACGTGGCAAACTCGAACGACGTCCTGATCAGCGGCTTGCGGTCGGTCGACAGCCAGCTGTACCACATTGTGATCGATGGCTGCGATCGCGTGCGGGTGCAGGGCGTCATGATCACCGCCCCGGGAAACAGCCCGAACACCGACGGCATCCATGTCGAGGACTCGACGAACGTTACGGTCGCCGAAGCCCTCATTCAGACCGGCGACGATTGCATCTCGGTCGGGCCCGGCACAAGCAACTTGTGGATCGAAAACGTCGTTTGTGGGCCGGGCCACGGCATCAG TATCGGAAGCTTAGGGAAAGGGTACGAGGAGAGAGGTGTCGAGAACGTCACCGTGAGGTCGACGGTGTTCACCGGGTCGATGAACGGGCTAAGGATCAAAACATGGGGGAGACCGAGCGACGGTTTCGTTCGCGGCGTCGCGTTCGAGCACGCACTCATGCAGAATGTTCGGAATCCGATTATCATCGACCAAAACTACTGTCCCAGTAACATCAATTGCCCTGATCAG AATTCGGGGGTGAGTATTAGCCAAGTGCAATACACGGATATTCAGGGATCATCGGCGTCGCAGGTGGCGGTGAACTTCAACTGCAGCGCGAGTAATCCGTGCAGCGGGATCGAGTTGCGGGACATAAAGCTTGATTACGACGGCAAGCCTGCGGAGTCGAGCTGTATGCATGCCAACGGCACCGCTTCTGGCACCGTCGTACCGCCCAGTTGCTTTTTGTAG